A single region of the Cucumis melo cultivar AY chromosome 3, USDA_Cmelo_AY_1.0, whole genome shotgun sequence genome encodes:
- the LOC103496493 gene encoding uncharacterized RNA-binding protein C1827.05c, translating into MGAKAKKAMKKKLKKATPLSSDKKESADFLPLEGGPGRKLPVQKPLESTATVLYIGRIPHGFFEKEMEGFFGQFGKVKRLRIARNKKTGKSRHFGYVEFESPEVAKIVADSMHNYLLYEHILKVHLIAPEHVHPKLWKGFNYRHTPLNWSELERKQHNKERTLVEHKKLVDRILKRDQARQKRIRAAGIDYECPEIVGSVQPTPKKIKFDED; encoded by the exons ATGGGGGCTAAGGCGAAGAAAGCTATGAAGAAGAAACTCAAGAAGGCTACTCCTCTCTCATCCGACAAGAAGGAATCTGCCGATTTCTTG CCGTTGGAGGGTGGTCCTGGGCGTAAGTTACCGGTACAGAAGCCATTGGAAAGTACTGCTACTGTTCTTTACATTGGCCGCATACCCCATGGTTTCTTCGAGAAGGAGATGGAAG GGTTTTTCGGACAGTTTGGGAAAGTCAAAAGATTAAGAATTGCACGAAATAAAAAG ACGGGGAAGTCGAGGCATTTTGGCTACGTTGAATTTGAATCTCCAGAG GTAGCAAAAATTGTAGCTGATTCCATGCATAACTATTTGTTGTATGAACACATTCTGAAAGTCCATCTAATTGCTCCCGAGCATGTTCATCCTAAACT ATGGAAAGGTTTTAACTATCGCCATACGCCCTTAAACTGGTCTGAACTTGAGCGTAAGCAGCATAACAAG GAAAGGACATTGGTGGAACACAAGAAGTTGGTGGATAGAATATTGAAGCGGGATCAGGCTAGACAGAAGAGGATAAGGGCTGCTGGGATTGATTATGAGTGTCCAGAAATT GTGGGTAGTGTCCAACCAACTCCCAAGAAGATCAAGTTCGATGAAGATTAG
- the LOC103496495 gene encoding cytochrome P450 77A3-like: MASSSSSSFSDHQLFFSFLAFTLSAFIFFLTHKRTSKPRLNLPPGPRGWPIVGNLFQVARTGKHFFEYIEDIRQIYGPIFTLQMGARTMIILSGPDLIHEALIKRGPAFASRPAENPTRIVFSNNKFSVNAAVYGGVWRSLRRNMVENMLSSIRLKEFRDVRKKAMDKLVQRIRTDAEANGGAVWVLKNSRFAVFCILLAMCFGLEMDEESVEKMDQVLKTVLITVDPRIDDFLPILRPFFAKQRKRAMEVRREQIEFVVQFINRRKKALQNPGSDINATSFSYLDTLFDLKVDGRKSTPTDAELVTLCSEFLNGGVDTTATAIEWGIAELISNPNIQKKLHEEIKQLVGDRKVDESDVEKLPYLQAVVKELLRKHPPTYFSLTHSVIEPTKLGGYDIPMEASVEVYLAGISNDPKLWKNPEKFEPERFISGEEEVDMTGIKGMKMIPFGVGRRICPGLGMATIHVHLMLARLVQEFEWSPYPANSELDFTKKYEFTVVMKNSLKAIATTRAA, translated from the coding sequence ATggcgtcttcttcttcttcttctttctctgaTCATCAACTTTTCTTCTCGTTTTTAGCCTTCACCCTCTCTgcattcatcttcttcctcactCATAAACGCACCTCTAAACCACGTCTCAACCTCCCCCCAGGACCCCGCGGCTGGCCCATCGTCGGAAACCTCTTCCAGGTCGCTCGCACCGGCAAGCATTTCTTCGAATATATTGAAGACATCCGCCAGATTTACGGCCCAATCTTCACTCTTCAGATGGGCGCTCGCACCATGATCATCTTGTCCGGCCCCGACCTCATCCACGAAGCCTTAATCAAACGTGGCCCTGCTTTCGCCAGCCGTCCCGCTGAAAATCCAACTCGAATCGTCTTCAGCAACAACAAATTCTCCGTTAACGCCGCCGTCTACGGCGGTGTCTGGCGCTCACTCCGCCGTAATATGGTTGAAAACATGCTCTCTTCCATTCGCTTGAAGGAGTTTCGCGATGTTAGAAAGAAGGCCATGGATAAGCTTGTTCAACGCATTCGAACCGACGCTGAGGCGAACGGCGGCGCCGTTTGGGTGTTGAAAAACTCTCGATTCGCTGTGTTCTGTATTCTTTTAGCGATGTGTTTCGGATTAGAAATGGATGAGGAATCGGTTGAGAAAATGGATCAAGTTCTTAAAACTGTTCTGATCACCGTCGATCCGAGAATCGACGATTTTCTCCCGATTTTGAGGCCGTTCTTCGCTAAACAGAGGAAACGAGCCATGGAAGTAAGAAGAGAGCAAATCGAATTCGTTGTTCAGTTCATTAATCGaagaaaaaaagcacttcaaaatCCAGGTTCAGACATTAATGCAACTTCATTTTCTTACCTCGATACACTCTTTGATCTCAAAGTCGACGGCCGGAAATCTACTCCAACCGACGCCGAATTAGTCACTCTCTGTTCCGAATTCCTCAACGGTGGCGTGGACACGACGGCAACCGCCATCGAATGGGGAATCGCAGAGCTAATCTCAAACCCTAACATTCAGAAAAAGCTTCACGAAGAAATAAAGCAATTAGTAGGCGATAGAAAAGTAGATGAATCCGATGTTGAGAAATTGCCGTATCTTCAAGCGGTGGTGAAGGAATTACTGAGAAAGCATCCTCCGACGTACTTCTCGCTGACACACTCAGTGATCGAGCCGACAAAACTGGGGGGATATGATATTCCGATGGAGGCGAGTGTGGAGGTTTATTTAGCTGGAATTAGTAACGATCCGAAACTGTGGAAGAATCCGGAGAAATTTGAGCCGGAGAGATTCATATCGGGGGAGGAAGAGGTGGATATGACAGGGATAAAAGGAATGAAAATGATTCCGTTCGGAGTTGGAAGGAGAATTTGCCCGGGTTTGGGAATGGCGACGATTCACGTTCATCTGATGCTGGCGAGGTTGGTTCAGGAATTTGAATGGAGTCCGTATCCGGCGAATAGCGAATTGGATTTTACGAAGAAGTATGAATTTACTGTTGTGATGAAGAATTCTCTTAAAGCCATTGCCACAACCAGAGCTGCTTGA